CGAACAGGAGCGCGCGCAAAGGAGCGCGAGCGCCGCGATCGCCGTGTTCGAGATCGAGGCCAAGCTCGCCAAAATCGCCTACGGCACCAGGATCTTCGCGGCAATCCCCGCCGAGGCCGGGCAGACCATCAGCGCGCTTGCCCGGCTATATGACATGACGATCGTGCTGCAGCCGGAATCCTCGAGGGCGAGCTACGACAATGAGGTCCCGCAGCACATCCTGTTCAATTCCGGTGGGCCGATGCTGATGGTTCCCTATATCCAGAAAGGACCGCTCGACGCCAACCATGTCGGCATCGCCTGGGACGGCAGCCGCCTTGCGGCTCGCGCGTTGCGCGATGCGATACCGTTTCTGATGGGCGCGAAGGCCGTGACCGTGATCGCGGCCAATGAGGAGGCGAGTGAAGCTTCCTCCGACCAACTCGTCGCGCATCTGGGCCGGCGCGGCATTGCAGCCCGGGTGCAGCGGCTGACGACGGATCGCAGCAAGATTCAGGGCGCCATTTTGTCAGTCGCGGCGGAAAGCAATATGGGCCTCCTGGTGATGGGGGGATACGGCCATTCGCGATTGCAGGAGCGCATTCTGGGCGGTGTCACGCGCAGCATGTTCGACAGCATGACCGTGCCGGTGCTGATGTCGCACTGATCGCGGGTGCGCAGGGGATGTGACCTTTCGTCCCGGGGAGTTCCTTGCGCTGCAGTTCTTTGGCTGCGGCTGCGGTCGCAATGACGCCAGTTTGATGCACCTCAATGTTCGGCCCGACGCCGGTCGATATCCTTTCGGCGGAAACTCGGAAATCGGAGATTGTCATGTCAGAGCTGTCTGAGCGGGCTGCTTCCGGTTCCTTTCCAACAGCCGCGAATGCAGAAGCGGAAGCCACCAAACTGAACCAAAGCGCGCTGGAGTTCATGCTTGGCGCGCAGAAGATGATGCTCGAGGAACTGGTGTTCTTCGGCGATGAGATGCTGGAGCGTACGCGGACCGAAACGCATCTGTTCACGGAGTTCGTCACGAAGATGGCCGGCGCGCAATCCGTCAGGGACATCAGGGCGATGTGCCAGGAATGCGGCCAGCATCAGCTCGACTTTTTGCGCCGCGACACCGAACGGCTGTTCAGGCATGGCGAGCGGGTGATCGCGGCCACGTCGAACCTGATCAGTGGCCGCGTTCCGAACTGATCGGCCAAATAGTCAGGCGATTACATTCGTCACTGATCCCGACGAGTTCCCCGGCCGGGGCACGATTTCTCACGCGCGGGGACCGTTCCGACGCTAACCTGTCGCGCAGGGGTCACGTTGCGCTGAACAACTGCCTGGGGGCTCACAGAAGGCCGCGACCTGCGTACCGGAGAACGATGTCCACCTATCGCCTGAAGAATTTGCTTTCGCCGCATTCCGTCGCGCTGGTCGGGGCCAGTCCGCGCCATGGCTCGGTCGGCCGCGCCATTCTCAACAATATTCGCAAAACCCGATTCAAGGGCGAATTCGGCCTCGTCAATCCGCGCTATCACGAGATCGACGGCGTCGCGACCGTCGGCAGCATCGCAAAACTGGCTTTTGCGCCGGAACTCGTTGTCCTCACCGCGCCGGCCCGCACCATCGCAGGCCTGATCGATGAGGCGGGCCGCCGCGGTGCGGCGGGCGCCGTCATTGTCAGCGCCGGGCTCGGCCATGGTCCGGGTTCGCCGGCGGATGAAGCGGAGCGCGCCGCGCAAAAATACGGCATGCGGCTGATCGGCCCGAATTGCCTGGGCATCATGATGCCGGGCGTCAGTCTCAACGCGAGCTTTTCCGCACACATGCCCGCCGCGGGAAATCTGGCGCTGATCTCGCAGTCCGGCGCCATTGCCGCGGGCATGGTGGACTGGGCGGCCCAGCGGGCCGTCGGCTTTTCCGGCATTGTTTCGATCGGCGACCAGCTCGATGTCGATATCGCCGACCTGCTCGATTACTTCGCGCTCGATGAAAGAACCCATGCCATCCTGCTTTACATCGAGGCGATCAAGGATGCCCGCAAGTTCATGTCGGCGGCGCGCGCCGCCGCCAGGATCAAGCCCGTCGTGGTCGTCAAGTCAGGCCGGATGGCGCAGGGCGCGCGGGCGGCTGCAACCCATACCGGCGCGCTGGCCGGGGCTGACGCCGTCTACGACGCGGCGTTTCAGCGCGCCGGCATCCTGCGCGTGTCGGACTTGCGCGAATTGTTCGACTGCGCCGAGACGCTGGGACGGGTCAAATCGCCGCCCGGAAAGCGGCTGGCGATCCTGACCAATGGCGGCGGCATCGGCGTACTGGCGGTTGACCGGCTGGTCGAGTTGGGCGGCACTCCCGCCGACATCTCCACTGCGGCCCGCGAGAAGCTCGATGCGGTGTTGCCTCCGACATGGTCGAAATCGAACCCGGTCGATATCGTTGGCGACGCCGATCCCGCGCGCTACGCCGCGGCCCTCGAAGCGTTGCTGGCCGACGCGAGCAATGACGCCGTGCTGGCGATGAATGTCCAGACGGCGATCGCCCGTGCCGATGACATTGCAGCGGCCGTGATCGGCGTGGTCGGGAAATATCGCGCCGAGCGCCGGATGTTGCAAAAGCCCGTGCTGGGGGTCTGGGTCGGGGCGGACCAGTCGATCAGCGACTTGCTGAGCGGGGCGGGAATCCCGAACTATCAGACCGGCGGCGACGCCGTCCTCGGCTTTATGCATCTGGTGCGCCATCGCGAGGTGGTGGAGGCGCTGGCGCAGGTTCCGCCGGCGATGCCAAGCGAGTTTGCGCCCGATACGGACACGGCGCGGCAGATCGTTACCGCGGCGCTGGCCGATGGCCGCTCTTGGCTCGATCCGATCGAAGTCAAACGGCTGCTCGATGCCTATGAGATCGCCGTTGTGCCGACCTTCGCCGCCGCCGATGCCGAAGAGGCGGTCGCCCGTGCCAATGCACTGTTTGCGCAGGGTTCGACGGTCGTGCTTAAGATCATGTCGCGCGACATCGTGCACAAATCCGATGTCGGCGGCGTCGTGCTCAATCTCACCAGCGCCGACGCGGTGCG
This portion of the Bradyrhizobium sp. AZCC 2262 genome encodes:
- a CDS encoding universal stress protein, whose protein sequence is MFRNILVHIPSERPAKPVIDVAVALTIARRSHLDAIAIGYESMSAAGMLVEGAGAGVAAVMGAEQERAQRSASAAIAVFEIEAKLAKIAYGTRIFAAIPAEAGQTISALARLYDMTIVLQPESSRASYDNEVPQHILFNSGGPMLMVPYIQKGPLDANHVGIAWDGSRLAARALRDAIPFLMGAKAVTVIAANEEASEASSDQLVAHLGRRGIAARVQRLTTDRSKIQGAILSVAAESNMGLLVMGGYGHSRLQERILGGVTRSMFDSMTVPVLMSH
- a CDS encoding bifunctional acetate--CoA ligase family protein/GNAT family N-acetyltransferase, coding for MSTYRLKNLLSPHSVALVGASPRHGSVGRAILNNIRKTRFKGEFGLVNPRYHEIDGVATVGSIAKLAFAPELVVLTAPARTIAGLIDEAGRRGAAGAVIVSAGLGHGPGSPADEAERAAQKYGMRLIGPNCLGIMMPGVSLNASFSAHMPAAGNLALISQSGAIAAGMVDWAAQRAVGFSGIVSIGDQLDVDIADLLDYFALDERTHAILLYIEAIKDARKFMSAARAAARIKPVVVVKSGRMAQGARAAATHTGALAGADAVYDAAFQRAGILRVSDLRELFDCAETLGRVKSPPGKRLAILTNGGGIGVLAVDRLVELGGTPADISTAAREKLDAVLPPTWSKSNPVDIVGDADPARYAAALEALLADASNDAVLAMNVQTAIARADDIAAAVIGVVGKYRAERRMLQKPVLGVWVGADQSISDLLSGAGIPNYQTGGDAVLGFMHLVRHREVVEALAQVPPAMPSEFAPDTDTARQIVTAALADGRSWLDPIEVKRLLDAYEIAVVPTFAAADAEEAVARANALFAQGSTVVLKIMSRDIVHKSDVGGVVLNLTSADAVRKATAEILARAETLRPEARISGVMVQAMVVRAKARELILGLADDPTFGTVVVFGRGGTAVEIINDKALALPPLDLQLARSLIEHTRVSRLLRAYRDVPAVKEDAVAMVLVKLAQMAADIPEIRGLDINPLLADEAGVLAVDARVVIGRVARKFRGSGPANFAVRPYPSQWQRHIEVKDGWRVYVRPIRPEDEPLIHEMLKHVTMQDLRLRFFAPMKEFSHEFIARLTQLDYARAMAFVAFDEATSELVGVVRIHSDSIYESGEYAILLRSDLKGRGLGWTLMQMIIEYAKSEGLKAISGDVLAENTVMLAMCRSLGFEVKLDPVEHDICNVRLGL